Proteins from a genomic interval of Chroococcidiopsis thermalis PCC 7203:
- a CDS encoding glutathione S-transferase family protein, which translates to MGLGILADGKWISEREQEDNQGKFIRPSTTFRNKITADGSSGFKAEAGRYHLYISWACPWAHRTAIMRRLKGLEDAIGLSVVAAEIDQNSWEFSSEPGAIPDTVNGTQYLWQLYLKAEPNYSGRVTVPVLWDKQTQSIVNNESREIIRMFDTEFNDIASKNVNFYPKDLQAQIDKTIDEIYQPINNGVYRAGFATQQVAYEEAVTELFEALDRWENVLAKQRYLCGNCITEADWCMFTTLLRFDAVYYVHFKCNLRRIVDYPNLWNYLKDLYQQPGVKETCNLDHIKRHYYRSHPKVNPTRIVPKGPIIDFEAPHNRNEIGVAVAV; encoded by the coding sequence ATGGGTTTAGGTATTCTAGCTGACGGTAAATGGATTTCCGAACGGGAACAAGAAGATAACCAAGGGAAATTTATCCGCCCTTCTACTACCTTTCGCAATAAAATTACTGCTGATGGTTCGAGTGGTTTTAAAGCAGAAGCAGGACGCTATCACTTATATATTTCTTGGGCTTGCCCTTGGGCACATCGAACGGCAATTATGCGTCGTCTGAAGGGACTAGAAGATGCAATTGGATTATCTGTAGTAGCAGCAGAGATCGACCAAAATAGTTGGGAGTTTAGTAGTGAACCTGGAGCGATTCCCGATACTGTTAACGGGACGCAATATCTTTGGCAACTTTATCTAAAAGCCGAACCAAATTATAGCGGACGGGTAACAGTTCCCGTGTTATGGGATAAGCAAACTCAGTCAATTGTGAATAATGAATCTCGCGAAATTATTCGCATGTTTGACACTGAGTTTAACGATATTGCGAGTAAGAATGTCAACTTCTACCCCAAAGATTTGCAGGCACAAATAGACAAAACTATCGATGAGATTTACCAGCCAATTAATAATGGTGTCTACCGAGCCGGATTTGCCACTCAACAAGTGGCTTATGAGGAGGCTGTAACGGAGTTATTTGAGGCTTTAGACCGTTGGGAAAATGTTTTAGCTAAACAACGTTATTTATGTGGTAATTGCATTACAGAAGCCGATTGGTGTATGTTTACAACCTTACTGCGTTTTGATGCTGTTTATTACGTCCATTTCAAATGCAACTTACGCCGGATTGTAGATTATCCTAACTTGTGGAACTACTTAAAAGACTTGTACCAACAACCAGGAGTGAAAGAAACTTGCAACTTGGATCATATTAAAAGACATTACTATCGGAGTCATCCCAAAGTTAATCCTACTCGCATCGTCCCTAAAGGACCAATAATTGATTTTGAGGCTCCCCACAACCGTAATGAAATAGGTGTTGCAGTTGCAGTTTAA
- a CDS encoding RtcB family protein, which produces MPYEKLEINTPAPVLSWANHALGHEETQMAKNVASLPFVFKHVALMPDVHLGKGALVGSVVATKDAILPAAVGVDIGCGMAAIQTPYHAEQLEGKLKKIRLDIEASIPVGFNENKDVEKSITNWQHWHDFKDLHRGVQDLQGKAMKQMGSLGGGNHFLEVCLDTEDRVWLMLHSGSRNIGNKLAQCHINTAKELAKLAGDRLPDPDLAYFVSGTSEFAAYWRDLQWAQNYARVNRDVMMARFKRVVEKHVAGGKPFKPLLEVNCHHNYAEKEVHFGEDVYVTRKGAVRAQTEDYGIIPGSMGAKSFIVRGKGHAESYCSCSHGAGRLMSRNKAKNVYTLDDLIEQTKGVECRKDTGVLDEIPGAYKPIDEVMNNQSDLVEIIATLKQVVCVKG; this is translated from the coding sequence ATGCCATACGAAAAACTAGAAATTAATACACCAGCACCCGTACTTTCTTGGGCAAATCATGCTTTAGGACATGAAGAAACCCAGATGGCGAAAAACGTGGCATCGCTACCATTTGTATTTAAACATGTCGCATTGATGCCCGATGTCCACTTAGGTAAAGGTGCTTTAGTCGGCTCGGTTGTAGCAACTAAAGATGCAATTTTGCCTGCGGCTGTGGGAGTAGATATTGGTTGTGGCATGGCTGCCATTCAAACTCCATATCATGCCGAACAATTAGAAGGCAAGTTGAAAAAAATCCGTTTGGATATTGAAGCATCAATTCCAGTTGGTTTTAACGAAAATAAAGATGTAGAAAAATCTATTACTAACTGGCAACATTGGCATGATTTTAAAGATCTACATCGCGGGGTGCAAGACTTGCAAGGAAAAGCCATGAAACAAATGGGTTCTCTTGGCGGTGGCAACCACTTCTTAGAAGTTTGTCTCGATACGGAAGATCGAGTTTGGTTGATGTTGCATTCTGGTTCCCGAAATATCGGTAACAAGTTGGCACAGTGCCATATTAATACTGCTAAAGAACTAGCAAAATTAGCAGGCGATCGCTTGCCCGATCCTGACTTGGCTTATTTTGTTTCCGGTACGTCAGAGTTTGCTGCTTATTGGCGAGACTTGCAGTGGGCGCAAAACTATGCCCGTGTCAATCGTGACGTAATGATGGCACGCTTTAAGCGAGTTGTAGAAAAACATGTAGCTGGTGGTAAGCCATTCAAGCCTCTATTAGAAGTCAATTGCCATCACAACTATGCCGAAAAGGAAGTGCATTTTGGCGAAGATGTTTACGTGACTCGTAAGGGTGCGGTAAGGGCGCAGACTGAAGATTATGGGATTATCCCTGGTTCAATGGGTGCGAAATCATTTATTGTCAGAGGTAAAGGTCATGCTGAAAGTTATTGTTCTTGCAGTCACGGTGCGGGGCGTTTGATGTCTCGTAATAAGGCAAAAAATGTCTATACACTTGACGATTTGATCGAGCAAACGAAGGGCGTAGAATGCCGCAAAGACACGGGTGTCTTAGATGAGATTCCTGGGGCATATAAGCCGATAGACGAGGTAATGAATAATCAGTCAGATCTGGTCGAAATTATAGCAACATTGAAGCAAGTTGTTTGCGTCAAAGGTTAA
- a CDS encoding MFS transporter codes for MGDKRVLGKNVKRSHFGKEAVWFGVAIAFYAFVAIAVAEAGLGVLLPSILAAYNLNPATVTLLFISQTGGYVVAAFSSSLISSRLGLARMLLVAAMLLMGALIIYALNPFWWVMVAAGVLLGLGIALIDAGINTFIVDNQRTNHLVGMLHAFYGVGALLGPTIATSLLAFGLNWRSIYLVFAGVVGLLVVAVAIAIVQNYRPMTQKINASGTSAKANLRVALQTPAVLLTGLLLMVYVGAEVCVGNWAYSVQNLSRGIPPIVAGYSISAYWLGLTIGRLSLGYFMRRLGAVRTLDISLVVLSIGLLAWWLVPNLYLSLPLIGFGFAAIYPATIALLPQRISPALIPAAIGFVSSVASLGAASLPSAVGWIASRTSLEIIPVLMMPLALVMVIVHRWLVGTGSREQRSM; via the coding sequence ATGGGTGATAAGCGGGTGTTAGGCAAAAATGTGAAGCGATCGCATTTTGGGAAAGAGGCGGTTTGGTTTGGGGTAGCGATCGCGTTTTATGCTTTTGTGGCGATCGCAGTAGCAGAGGCGGGATTGGGGGTTTTGTTGCCTTCGATTTTGGCTGCATATAATTTAAATCCGGCAACTGTAACGCTGCTGTTTATCAGTCAGACGGGTGGTTATGTTGTGGCAGCGTTCTCTAGTAGTCTGATTAGCAGCCGTTTGGGGTTGGCACGGATGCTGTTAGTAGCGGCAATGTTGCTGATGGGGGCGCTGATAATCTATGCGCTGAATCCGTTTTGGTGGGTGATGGTGGCGGCTGGCGTGCTTTTGGGGCTGGGAATTGCCCTGATTGATGCTGGAATTAATACATTTATTGTGGATAACCAACGGACTAACCATCTCGTGGGAATGTTGCACGCTTTTTATGGTGTTGGTGCATTGTTAGGTCCCACGATCGCCACTTCGCTACTAGCTTTTGGGTTGAATTGGCGATCGATCTATTTGGTATTTGCAGGAGTGGTAGGGCTGTTGGTGGTGGCGGTGGCTATAGCGATCGTCCAAAATTATCGACCGATGACGCAGAAAATCAATGCTTCTGGGACGAGTGCTAAGGCTAATCTCCGCGTTGCTTTACAGACACCTGCTGTCCTGCTAACGGGTTTGCTATTGATGGTTTATGTGGGTGCAGAGGTTTGTGTGGGTAACTGGGCTTACTCGGTGCAAAATCTCAGTCGCGGGATCCCGCCAATCGTTGCTGGATACAGCATTAGCGCTTACTGGCTGGGACTGACAATTGGGCGTTTGAGTTTGGGATATTTCATGCGACGACTCGGTGCAGTCCGCACGTTGGATATTTCTCTAGTGGTGCTGAGTATTGGTTTACTAGCTTGGTGGCTAGTACCAAACCTGTATTTGAGCTTACCGCTGATTGGTTTCGGGTTTGCGGCAATCTATCCGGCAACAATTGCCTTATTACCACAGAGGATATCTCCTGCATTAATACCAGCCGCGATCGGTTTCGTGTCGAGTGTCGCTAGTTTAGGTGCAGCCAGTTTGCCCAGTGCAGTCGGTTGGATCGCCTCCCGTACTAGTTTGGAAATTATTCCTGTTTTAATGATGCCTCTAGCCCTAGTGATGGTAATTGTACATCGATGGCTAGTAGGAACGGGGAGCAGGGAGCAGCGATCGATGTAG
- a CDS encoding HAD family hydrolase codes for MKSFDCEAVLFDLDGVLVNSNVAVEGHWRRWAQQHGLDAEAILKISHGRPATETIREVAPHLIAEEEGRAFLQREAEDLAGVVEVEGVANLLNSLPDRQWAIVTSGTQAIATNRLRHVGLSVPKVMITADDISRGKPDPEGYLKAASRLGVPPERCLVVEDAVAGVKAARAAGMSVVAVATTYQPADLIEADAIVPALVGMAIEQQVMDGDRVGLRVLLAEA; via the coding sequence ATGAAAAGCTTCGACTGTGAGGCAGTCCTATTCGATCTCGACGGTGTATTGGTCAATTCAAATGTAGCTGTAGAAGGACATTGGCGTAGGTGGGCGCAGCAGCACGGTTTAGATGCAGAGGCAATTTTGAAAATCTCTCACGGTCGTCCGGCGACAGAGACAATTCGCGAAGTTGCGCCGCACTTAATCGCAGAGGAAGAAGGTAGGGCGTTTCTGCAACGGGAGGCGGAGGATTTAGCTGGTGTGGTGGAAGTGGAAGGAGTAGCAAATTTACTGAATTCATTACCAGATCGGCAATGGGCAATTGTCACGTCAGGGACGCAGGCGATCGCAACCAACCGTTTGCGTCATGTTGGTTTATCTGTTCCCAAAGTCATGATTACGGCAGATGATATTAGCCGTGGTAAGCCCGATCCTGAAGGATATCTCAAAGCAGCATCAAGGTTGGGTGTCCCACCAGAACGCTGTCTGGTAGTGGAGGATGCTGTGGCTGGTGTCAAAGCGGCACGGGCAGCGGGAATGAGTGTGGTGGCGGTGGCGACGACTTATCAGCCAGCAGATTTAATTGAGGCGGATGCGATCGTACCTGCTTTGGTAGGGATGGCGATCGAGCAACAGGTGATGGATGGCGATCGGGTTGGGTTAAGGGTGTTGTTAGCAGAAGCGTGA